Proteins from a single region of Styela clava chromosome 1, kaStyClav1.hap1.2, whole genome shotgun sequence:
- the LOC120347426 gene encoding clavanin-C, with protein MKTTILILLILGLGINAKSLEERKSEEEKVFHLLGKIIHHVGNFVYGFSHVFGDDQQDNGKFYDHYAEDNGKHWYDTGDQ; from the exons atgaaaacaacaattttgatTCTTCTCATACTGGGACTTGGCATCAA TGCAAAATCTCTGGAGGAAA GAAAATCGGAGGAAGAAAAAGTATTCCATCTCCTTGGCAAAATTATTCATCATGTTGGCAATTTTGTATATGGTTTTAGCCACGTGTTCGGCGACGACCAACAAGATAATGGAAAGTTTTATGACCACTACGCAGAAGACAATGGCAAGCATTGGTATGATACCGGGgatcaataa
- the LOC120345791 gene encoding stomatin-like isoform X2 has translation MEERPSSGNKVSPGQTNAYMVSNSADDADDGYGCCGIILLIISGFVILITFPVAICLCVKVVQEYERAVIFRLGRLSKGGAKGPGIFFVIPCTDEYSKVDLRTQSFDVPPQEILTKDSVTIAVDAVVYYRVQDATASIANVANADGATRLLSQTTLRNMLGTKSLSEVLTDREEISSGMQVTLDEATDPWGIKVERVEIKDVRLPVQLQRAMAAEAEAARDARAKVIAAEGEMNASRKLKEAADVMSESPNAMQLRYLQTLTSISAEKNSTIIFPLPIDMLSSYVKK, from the exons atgGAAGAAAGACCTTCATCTGGAAATAAGGTCAGCCCAGGTCAAACAAACGCGTACATGGTCAGCAATAGCG CTGATGATGCGGATGATGGATATGGATGCTGCGGAATCATTTTGTTGATCATTTCAGGGTTTGTCATTCTCATCACTTTCCCAGTTGCAATTTGCCTTTGTGTAAAG GTTGTCCAAGAATATGAAAGAGCTGTAATATTTCGTCTTGGTCGCCTGTCAAAAGGTGGTGCAAAGGGACCAG GTATCTTCTTCGTTATTCCATGCACCGATGAATACAGCAAAGTTGACCTTCGTACGCAATCGTTTGACGTCCCTCCGCAAGAG ATTCTGACCAAGGATAGCGTCACCATTGCGGTAGATGCAGTTGTGTATTATCGTGTGCAGGATGCAACCGCAAGTATCGCTAATGTAGCGAATGCTGATGGTGCTACGCGTCTCCTTTCACAAACTACTTTACGTAATATGTTGGGCACGAAAAGCTTGTCTGAGGTTCTCACTGATCGTGAAGAAATCAGCTCTGGAATGCAA GTGACTCTGGATGAAGCAACTGATCCATGGGGAATCAAAGTTGAAAGAGTGGAAAT CAAAGATGTCCGCCTTCCGGTACAATTGCAAAGAGCCATGGCTGCTGAGGCAGAAGCTGCACGAGATGCAAGAGCCAAG gttATTGCTGCCGAGGGTGAAATGAACGCTTCAAGAAAGCTGAAGGAGGCAGCTGATGTCATGAGTGAATCCCCCAATGCCATGCAACTGCGTTATCTTCAAACACTCACATCCATCAGCGCAGAGAAGAATTCCACCATCATTTTCCCTCTCCCCATCGACATGCTCAGCTCCTATGTTAAAAAGTAG
- the LOC120345791 gene encoding stomatin-like isoform X1, with translation MEMESYPKGQQPSTSRNTTAYNVHESDDADDGYGCCGIILLIISGFVILITFPVAICLCVKVVQEYERAVIFRLGRLSKGGAKGPGIFFVIPCTDEYSKVDLRTQSFDVPPQEILTKDSVTIAVDAVVYYRVQDATASIANVANADGATRLLSQTTLRNMLGTKSLSEVLTDREEISSGMQVTLDEATDPWGIKVERVEIKDVRLPVQLQRAMAAEAEAARDARAKVIAAEGEMNASRKLKEAADVMSESPNAMQLRYLQTLTSISAEKNSTIIFPLPIDMLSSYVKK, from the exons ATGGAAATGGAGAGTTATCCGAAAGGCCAACAACCTTCAACTTCGCGAAACACAACGGCATATAATGTACATGAAT CTGATGATGCGGATGATGGATATGGATGCTGCGGAATCATTTTGTTGATCATTTCAGGGTTTGTCATTCTCATCACTTTCCCAGTTGCAATTTGCCTTTGTGTAAAG GTTGTCCAAGAATATGAAAGAGCTGTAATATTTCGTCTTGGTCGCCTGTCAAAAGGTGGTGCAAAGGGACCAG GTATCTTCTTCGTTATTCCATGCACCGATGAATACAGCAAAGTTGACCTTCGTACGCAATCGTTTGACGTCCCTCCGCAAGAG ATTCTGACCAAGGATAGCGTCACCATTGCGGTAGATGCAGTTGTGTATTATCGTGTGCAGGATGCAACCGCAAGTATCGCTAATGTAGCGAATGCTGATGGTGCTACGCGTCTCCTTTCACAAACTACTTTACGTAATATGTTGGGCACGAAAAGCTTGTCTGAGGTTCTCACTGATCGTGAAGAAATCAGCTCTGGAATGCAA GTGACTCTGGATGAAGCAACTGATCCATGGGGAATCAAAGTTGAAAGAGTGGAAAT CAAAGATGTCCGCCTTCCGGTACAATTGCAAAGAGCCATGGCTGCTGAGGCAGAAGCTGCACGAGATGCAAGAGCCAAG gttATTGCTGCCGAGGGTGAAATGAACGCTTCAAGAAAGCTGAAGGAGGCAGCTGATGTCATGAGTGAATCCCCCAATGCCATGCAACTGCGTTATCTTCAAACACTCACATCCATCAGCGCAGAGAAGAATTCCACCATCATTTTCCCTCTCCCCATCGACATGCTCAGCTCCTATGTTAAAAAGTAG
- the LOC120345791 gene encoding stomatin-like isoform X3, producing MIEMEEQPKTSFKQSRNAFNYATASDDADDGYGCCGIILLIISGFVILITFPVAICLCVKVVQEYERAVIFRLGRLSKGGAKGPGIFFVIPCTDEYSKVDLRTQSFDVPPQEILTKDSVTIAVDAVVYYRVQDATASIANVANADGATRLLSQTTLRNMLGTKSLSEVLTDREEISSGMQVTLDEATDPWGIKVERVEIKDVRLPVQLQRAMAAEAEAARDARAKVIAAEGEMNASRKLKEAADVMSESPNAMQLRYLQTLTSISAEKNSTIIFPLPIDMLSSYVKK from the exons ATGATCGAAATGGAGGAGCAGCCAAAAACAAGCTTTAAGCAAAGCAGAAACGCTTTCAACTACGCTACTGCCT CTGATGATGCGGATGATGGATATGGATGCTGCGGAATCATTTTGTTGATCATTTCAGGGTTTGTCATTCTCATCACTTTCCCAGTTGCAATTTGCCTTTGTGTAAAG GTTGTCCAAGAATATGAAAGAGCTGTAATATTTCGTCTTGGTCGCCTGTCAAAAGGTGGTGCAAAGGGACCAG GTATCTTCTTCGTTATTCCATGCACCGATGAATACAGCAAAGTTGACCTTCGTACGCAATCGTTTGACGTCCCTCCGCAAGAG ATTCTGACCAAGGATAGCGTCACCATTGCGGTAGATGCAGTTGTGTATTATCGTGTGCAGGATGCAACCGCAAGTATCGCTAATGTAGCGAATGCTGATGGTGCTACGCGTCTCCTTTCACAAACTACTTTACGTAATATGTTGGGCACGAAAAGCTTGTCTGAGGTTCTCACTGATCGTGAAGAAATCAGCTCTGGAATGCAA GTGACTCTGGATGAAGCAACTGATCCATGGGGAATCAAAGTTGAAAGAGTGGAAAT CAAAGATGTCCGCCTTCCGGTACAATTGCAAAGAGCCATGGCTGCTGAGGCAGAAGCTGCACGAGATGCAAGAGCCAAG gttATTGCTGCCGAGGGTGAAATGAACGCTTCAAGAAAGCTGAAGGAGGCAGCTGATGTCATGAGTGAATCCCCCAATGCCATGCAACTGCGTTATCTTCAAACACTCACATCCATCAGCGCAGAGAAGAATTCCACCATCATTTTCCCTCTCCCCATCGACATGCTCAGCTCCTATGTTAAAAAGTAG